The following proteins come from a genomic window of Methanosarcina sp. MTP4:
- a CDS encoding tetratricopeptide repeat protein, producing MDYSRVDELVSAVIAKIGPDRESLDSALDFTLDFAATNAVHPQMLLELAAVCEQQGMYREEYVFAKACSRLGSGKTRENAFFITGVMAYLMGYFEEAEYCYRLVLEENPVHTATLCNYGSLLTDLERFEDAECLYRNALANDPGHASSRCNYAFLLAEIGRLEEAEEQYLLALASDPEHVGARSNYSNLLSDLGRNDEAEKEYLATLELDPEHVGTRYNYGIFLSALGRLEEAEVQYSEVLSLNPRHIHALCNYGNLLSRQGRVSEAETQYRKALKLVPEDADLHCNYALLLLDCGRSTEAEKEFLKSLSLDSMRAPPHYNYGRLLAKKGRVEEAEAQYMEALVLDPEHTGTHYSYGSLLKKLGRTEEAKQHYVLALKENYSLESEDCQWVFFD from the coding sequence ATGGACTATTCTAGAGTTGATGAACTCGTATCTGCTGTGATTGCAAAGATAGGGCCGGACCGTGAATCCCTTGATTCAGCTCTGGATTTTACCCTCGATTTTGCTGCCACGAACGCTGTACATCCCCAAATGTTGCTGGAGCTGGCTGCGGTCTGCGAACAGCAGGGTATGTACCGGGAAGAGTATGTGTTTGCAAAAGCCTGTTCCAGGCTTGGGTCCGGAAAAACCCGGGAAAATGCCTTTTTTATCACGGGTGTGATGGCCTATCTTATGGGTTACTTTGAGGAAGCCGAATACTGCTACCGGCTTGTCCTGGAAGAAAACCCGGTGCATACTGCTACCCTCTGTAATTACGGGTCCCTCCTGACTGACCTTGAACGCTTTGAAGATGCGGAATGCTTGTACCGGAATGCGCTCGCAAACGATCCCGGCCACGCCAGTTCCCGCTGCAACTATGCTTTTCTCCTTGCCGAAATAGGAAGGCTCGAGGAAGCTGAAGAACAATACCTGCTTGCCCTTGCCTCCGATCCTGAGCATGTGGGAGCCCGCTCCAACTACTCTAACCTGCTCTCCGACCTGGGCCGAAACGATGAGGCGGAAAAAGAATACCTTGCCACCCTTGAACTTGACCCGGAGCATGTGGGCACCCGCTACAACTACGGGATTTTCCTTTCTGCTCTCGGAAGGCTCGAGGAAGCCGAAGTCCAGTACAGCGAAGTGCTGTCCCTGAACCCCCGGCACATCCATGCCCTCTGCAACTACGGGAACCTCCTCTCGCGGCAGGGCAGGGTTTCCGAAGCTGAGACCCAGTACCGGAAAGCCCTTAAACTGGTTCCCGAAGATGCCGACCTCCACTGCAACTATGCCCTGCTCCTGCTGGACTGCGGGCGCAGTACCGAAGCTGAAAAAGAGTTCCTAAAATCCCTCTCCCTGGATTCCATGAGGGCACCCCCTCACTACAATTACGGGCGCCTGCTCGCGAAGAAAGGGCGAGTGGAAGAAGCCGAAGCCCAGTATATGGAAGCTCTTGTTCTGGACCCCGAGCATACCGGGACCCATTACAGCTATGGCTCCCTTCTGAAAAAACTGGGGCGAACGGAAGAAGCAAAACAGCACTACGTCCTGGCCCTGAAGGAGAACTATTCTCTTGAGAGTGAGGACTGCCAGTGGGTTTTCTTCGATTGA
- a CDS encoding tetratricopeptide repeat protein — translation MDFNSIDEIVYSVVEKIGSDHRNLCFAVNFALEFVEKKSFPPEILLDLADACKKQKMPLEEYVFAKACSRLASGKLREDASFAVGNAAHFLGLPCEAEANYMEALTKNPENADVRSAYGDLLMELWRIAEAENEYQAALSFDSGHVKANSGYACLLAQMGRVSEAEECYSRALSSCPDYVPARGGYANLLFELGRIREAEEEYRAALNLDPENPVLHHNYGSLLSFLGRASEAEDEYRKAIDLNPSHRRSRFHYGNLLAREGRVSEAEEQYIEALALDENDAKTHCNYANLLSRFGRRYEAEMEYKKALDLDPESAEGHYSYGNLLTEISRFVEAEEEYIKALGLNPYYPPFHYSYGLLLRKMGKFDEAKKQYNKAMQLDPDIMDKMLEPWIILD, via the coding sequence ATGGACTTCAACTCGATTGATGAAATTGTATATTCCGTTGTTGAAAAGATCGGATCGGACCATAGAAACCTTTGCTTTGCGGTTAATTTTGCCCTGGAATTTGTTGAAAAAAAATCTTTCCCCCCTGAAATTTTGCTTGACCTTGCAGATGCCTGCAAAAAGCAGAAGATGCCCCTTGAAGAATATGTATTCGCAAAAGCCTGCTCGAGGCTGGCTTCCGGAAAGCTCCGGGAAGATGCCTCTTTTGCTGTAGGTAATGCGGCTCACTTCCTGGGTTTACCCTGCGAGGCCGAAGCGAACTATATGGAAGCTCTCACAAAAAACCCTGAAAATGCGGACGTCAGGTCGGCATATGGGGACCTGCTCATGGAACTCTGGCGGATCGCCGAAGCTGAAAATGAGTATCAGGCTGCGCTTTCATTTGACTCAGGGCATGTGAAGGCAAATTCAGGATATGCATGTCTTTTAGCGCAAATGGGGCGGGTAAGTGAAGCCGAAGAGTGCTATTCCCGGGCACTTTCTTCCTGTCCGGACTATGTCCCGGCAAGAGGAGGGTATGCAAACCTGCTCTTTGAGCTGGGGCGTATCCGGGAAGCCGAAGAGGAATACAGGGCCGCACTCAACCTGGACCCCGAAAACCCTGTGCTGCACCACAACTACGGGTCGCTACTCTCTTTCCTGGGACGCGCTTCCGAAGCGGAGGATGAGTACAGGAAGGCTATTGACCTGAACCCGAGTCACAGGAGGAGCCGGTTTCATTACGGCAACCTCCTTGCCCGGGAAGGCAGGGTGTCCGAAGCCGAAGAACAGTACATCGAAGCCCTTGCTCTGGATGAAAATGATGCAAAGACCCACTGTAATTACGCAAACCTCCTTTCCCGTTTCGGGCGGAGGTACGAGGCTGAAATGGAATACAAAAAGGCCCTCGATCTGGATCCCGAAAGTGCCGAAGGGCACTACAGCTACGGGAACCTCCTTACCGAGATCAGTCGCTTTGTCGAGGCCGAAGAAGAGTACATTAAGGCCCTTGGCCTGAACCCCTATTACCCCCCCTTCCATTACAGCTACGGCTTGCTTCTCAGAAAAATGGGTAAGTTCGATGAAGCGAAAAAACAGTATAATAAAGCTATGCAGCTCGACCCGGATATCATGGACAAAATGCTGGAACCCTGGATTATCCTCGACTGA
- a CDS encoding metallophosphoesterase, producing the protein MLSGEFPNKDVIDKAAAKEALRALLPEANRIFNSEPSVLRIEEEPVMLVGDIHGNLEALEFILKMREEMDCKTLLFLGDYVDRGPQGVEVLVRLFRLKLEDPENIFLLRGNHETVEMNVYYGFFEEIGFDPLFLAGISRTYKEMPVGAVLSGHTFCVHGGITGVEEIEKITKENAFPYLWNDPSEKPGLSASRRGDTVKEYGPDLVDGFLELNGLKRVIRAHTAIKDGYEWWFGGKLLSLFSCPDYVGFRNSGAFALFGDGKAGEVKIEKTGVKKEETGEREPGKKELKLFVFGNTKTETRNEEQGYSLLKSL; encoded by the coding sequence GTGCTTTCAGGAGAATTTCCCAATAAAGATGTCATCGATAAAGCTGCCGCAAAAGAAGCCCTTCGTGCCCTTCTACCGGAAGCTAACCGCATTTTCAATTCAGAACCCAGCGTGCTCCGGATTGAGGAAGAACCTGTCATGCTCGTGGGGGACATCCACGGCAACCTGGAAGCTCTTGAATTCATTTTGAAGATGAGAGAAGAAATGGACTGCAAAACTCTCCTGTTCCTGGGGGATTACGTGGACAGGGGACCGCAGGGTGTGGAAGTGCTGGTAAGGCTTTTCCGGTTAAAACTTGAAGACCCTGAAAACATTTTCCTGCTGCGCGGGAACCACGAAACGGTGGAGATGAACGTCTACTACGGTTTTTTTGAGGAAATAGGCTTCGACCCGCTGTTCCTGGCCGGGATCAGCCGGACATACAAGGAAATGCCAGTGGGAGCCGTGCTTTCGGGACATACCTTCTGCGTACATGGAGGCATCACCGGAGTAGAGGAGATCGAGAAGATCACGAAAGAAAACGCTTTTCCCTACCTCTGGAACGACCCCTCGGAAAAACCCGGACTCAGCGCCTCAAGAAGAGGAGACACGGTAAAAGAATACGGACCTGACCTGGTAGACGGCTTTCTGGAGCTTAACGGTTTAAAACGGGTCATCAGAGCCCACACCGCCATCAAGGACGGGTACGAATGGTGGTTCGGGGGAAAACTACTCTCCCTTTTCTCCTGCCCGGATTATGTGGGGTTCAGAAACTCTGGAGCCTTTGCGCTGTTCGGGGACGGAAAGGCCGGAGAAGTAAAAATAGAAAAAACAGGGGTCAAGAAGGAAGAAACTGGAGAAAGAGAGCCCGGAAAAAAAGAGCTTAAGCTCTTTGTATTCGGAAACACGAAGACCGAAACACGGAACGAAGAACAGGGGTATTCTCTGCTCAAATCCCTGTGA
- a CDS encoding lipopolysaccharide assembly protein LapB, with the protein MEIDAVDTLVSDVIERVASNKKDLKSAVEFVVDFSGKHSVSPETLLKLSAVFDADKMYKEKYVFSRACAELAGGKLREEGLLSAGNTASALGEKELAAGVYEELLKSSPDNVEALSRNGAVFAEFGELERARELFEKVLEFNPYHVDTLCNYGLLLHRLGRIKDAEAAYKKALILKPRHVETHCWYGVLLSELGQRIEAIYHYGRVLEFDPDHVESNFRYALLLEREGDALEAEIHYIAALKAAPENPEIHRAYARLLSRYGIVHGARQHFKHALKLDPHDVETCCEYARLLARFGHRHEAEVQYRKALELDPRHMDTLCGYGDLLREKGQYSEAEELYRQAQTCSREE; encoded by the coding sequence ATGGAGATAGATGCTGTCGATACTCTTGTTTCTGATGTAATCGAACGGGTTGCATCGAATAAAAAGGATCTCAAAAGTGCTGTTGAATTTGTAGTCGATTTTTCAGGCAAACATTCGGTTTCTCCGGAAACCCTGCTGAAGCTTTCAGCCGTCTTTGATGCTGATAAAATGTATAAGGAAAAATATGTGTTTTCCAGGGCCTGCGCCGAGCTTGCAGGGGGAAAGCTTCGCGAAGAAGGCCTTCTCAGCGCAGGAAATACCGCGTCGGCTCTCGGGGAAAAGGAGCTGGCTGCGGGGGTATACGAGGAACTGCTAAAGTCAAGCCCGGACAATGTTGAGGCTCTAAGCAGGAATGGGGCAGTTTTTGCGGAATTTGGGGAACTGGAAAGGGCCCGGGAACTGTTCGAGAAGGTCCTGGAATTTAACCCCTACCATGTGGACACGCTTTGCAATTACGGTCTGCTCCTTCACAGGCTCGGGAGAATAAAAGATGCCGAAGCCGCTTACAAAAAGGCCCTGATCCTGAAACCCAGGCATGTGGAGACCCATTGCTGGTACGGGGTCCTGCTTTCCGAACTCGGGCAGAGGATAGAAGCAATTTATCATTATGGGCGGGTCCTCGAATTCGATCCGGACCATGTAGAATCGAACTTCCGCTATGCCCTCCTCCTGGAACGGGAAGGGGATGCTCTGGAGGCGGAAATCCATTACATAGCGGCTCTGAAGGCAGCCCCGGAAAACCCGGAGATCCACCGAGCTTATGCCAGGTTGCTTTCCAGGTACGGCATAGTCCATGGGGCCAGGCAGCATTTCAAGCATGCTCTCAAACTGGACCCCCATGACGTGGAAACCTGCTGTGAGTATGCCCGGCTCCTTGCAAGGTTCGGTCACCGGCACGAGGCCGAGGTCCAGTACAGGAAAGCCCTGGAACTTGACCCGAGGCACATGGATACCCTCTGCGGATACGGAGACCTCCTTCGGGAAAAAGGGCAGTATTCCGAAGCCGAAGAGTTGTATCGGCAGGCTCAGACATGCAGCCGGGAAGAGTGA
- a CDS encoding DUF434 domain-containing protein, with translation MQEQSTVFLIEKLLKPANDVRSILRWGYPKFATIRFVADHSRLSAEERHILTRVIMPPDRTVSRAKKKIGCKETGNRDILLDGYNVLLTVDSLLKKEPMWFCDDSYIRDTRFYFSKAKHAQDIEEALETVLDFLSETGPNTSTFLLDAQISRSGELAGLIRRRMQEKGIPGDARTSKHVDFDLKKEGGKPESDFVVASSDGIIIDSVLQVLDIPACLMEKRGIEPLRLY, from the coding sequence ATGCAGGAGCAGTCAACCGTTTTTTTAATAGAAAAATTACTTAAACCCGCAAACGACGTCCGGAGTATCCTCCGCTGGGGCTACCCGAAGTTCGCAACCATCCGTTTTGTAGCCGACCACTCCCGGCTCAGCGCCGAAGAGCGGCACATCCTTACCAGGGTCATCATGCCCCCGGACAGGACCGTTTCCAGGGCAAAGAAAAAGATAGGGTGTAAAGAAACAGGAAACAGGGACATTCTCCTCGACGGATACAACGTCCTGCTCACCGTGGACAGCCTGCTGAAAAAAGAGCCAATGTGGTTTTGCGACGACAGCTACATCCGGGACACACGTTTCTATTTCAGCAAAGCAAAGCACGCCCAGGACATAGAGGAAGCCCTCGAAACCGTCCTGGATTTTCTCTCCGAAACCGGACCTAATACCTCAACCTTCCTCCTCGACGCCCAGATCAGCCGGAGCGGGGAACTTGCCGGCTTAATCCGCCGCAGAATGCAGGAAAAAGGTATTCCCGGCGATGCCCGGACCTCAAAACACGTCGATTTCGACCTGAAAAAAGAAGGCGGGAAACCCGAAAGTGACTTTGTGGTCGCAAGTTCGGACGGGATCATAATCGATTCGGTCCTGCAGGTTCTCGACATCCCCGCCTGCCTCATGGAAAAAAGAGGAATTGAGCCTTTGAGACTGTATTGA
- the ala gene encoding alanine dehydrogenase → MEVLWLDQEEVKSVIDMRSDMEVVESAFRQHGLGKVQMPPKSYLYYAEYNGDLRTMPAYLEEEDVTGVKIVNVHPGNPMKGLPTVMALIVLISPETGAPVAIMDGTYLTDIRTGAAGGIAAKYLARKDSGIIGMIGTGNQARSQLEALCEVFEPEMVKITSRTRKSSEKFKQEMEDLACCEISIEENVEKVCDCDILFTTTPVRKPVVKAEWVRGGTHINAIGADAVGKEELDPELLMRSKIIVDDMVQAVHSGEVNVPLSKHYISENDIHAELGEVITGLKPGRTSDEEITIFDSTGLAIQDVATANLVYERAVVKGFGREVRMF, encoded by the coding sequence ATGGAAGTGTTGTGGCTGGATCAGGAAGAAGTTAAAAGTGTCATTGATATGCGTTCTGATATGGAAGTGGTGGAAAGTGCTTTCAGGCAGCACGGCCTTGGCAAGGTGCAGATGCCGCCCAAGTCCTATCTATACTATGCCGAATACAACGGGGACCTCAGGACCATGCCTGCCTACCTTGAGGAGGAGGACGTTACGGGCGTGAAGATCGTAAATGTCCACCCGGGAAACCCGATGAAAGGCCTCCCCACCGTGATGGCGCTTATTGTCCTGATCTCCCCGGAAACCGGGGCTCCCGTCGCAATCATGGACGGGACCTACCTGACCGACATCCGGACAGGAGCAGCAGGCGGAATCGCCGCAAAATATCTTGCCCGGAAAGACTCCGGAATTATCGGCATGATAGGGACCGGGAACCAGGCAAGGAGCCAGCTTGAAGCCCTCTGTGAAGTCTTTGAACCCGAAATGGTAAAGATCACCTCCAGGACCCGGAAGAGCAGTGAAAAGTTCAAACAAGAAATGGAAGACCTGGCCTGCTGTGAAATCAGCATTGAGGAAAACGTTGAAAAGGTTTGTGACTGCGACATACTCTTCACGACCACCCCGGTTCGAAAACCCGTCGTAAAAGCCGAATGGGTCAGGGGAGGTACTCACATAAACGCAATCGGCGCCGATGCTGTCGGGAAAGAAGAACTTGACCCCGAACTCCTGATGCGCTCCAAAATCATTGTAGACGACATGGTACAGGCCGTTCACTCGGGGGAAGTCAATGTCCCGCTTTCCAAGCACTACATCTCCGAAAACGACATCCACGCCGAGCTAGGGGAAGTTATCACAGGCCTGAAGCCCGGCAGGACCAGCGATGAGGAGATAACGATCTTCGATTCAACAGGCCTTGCAATCCAGGACGTCGCAACTGCAAACCTTGTCTATGAAAGAGCTGTTGTGAAGGGCTTTGGTAGGGAAGTCAGGATGTTCTGA
- a CDS encoding helix-turn-helix transcriptional regulator, with protein sequence MKTRIKEFRARYDLTQEALAKMVGVRRETIVFLEKGKYNPSLKLAYKLARVLETTIEELFIFEDSDLE encoded by the coding sequence GTGAAAACAAGGATAAAGGAATTCAGGGCCCGGTATGACCTGACCCAGGAAGCTCTGGCAAAGATGGTCGGGGTAAGAAGGGAAACCATCGTTTTTCTTGAAAAAGGAAAGTATAACCCCTCTTTAAAGCTTGCTTACAAGCTTGCAAGGGTTCTGGAAACGACAATTGAGGAGTTGTTTATCTTTGAGGACTCGGACCTGGAATGA
- a CDS encoding cobyric acid synthase yields the protein MDTKSVLILGTASHVGKSSVVTAICRILSRKYSVAPFKAQNMSLNSWITKDGKEIGIAQAIQAKAAGTEPTADMNPVLLKPKGDCVSQIILLGEPYADRSAGQYYDSIEEMNGVLEGALERLGNEHDIIVMEGAGGAAEINLYERDIVNVGTARLTQAPIILVGDIERGGVFASLYGTIALLPEDVRKNVKGFIINKFRGDLEILKPGLKELEEKTGIPVLGVLPYFKLHIPSEDSVSLGDKENSKAEKKIEIAVIRLPRISNFTDFEPLESHANIRYVDLDEELGNPDAIAIPGTKNTINDLLDLRESGMAKKIAAFKGKIPIFGICGGYQMLGKTIFDSGIENGVEAEFEGLGLLDIRTKFGEYEKRTIQVTKTVNAHGPILAPIDGEEVKGYEIHMGATDSKRHVFGDDGSIDEEGLVIGTYLHGLFENGNIRNALMKYLYEKKGLEYELEEVMTEDGAYEELARVVEQHIDMDKLYEIVGA from the coding sequence ATGGATACGAAAAGCGTCTTAATCCTGGGAACCGCTTCACATGTTGGGAAGAGTTCAGTTGTGACCGCCATTTGCAGGATCCTGTCCAGAAAGTACAGTGTTGCCCCCTTCAAGGCCCAGAACATGAGCCTGAATTCCTGGATTACAAAGGACGGGAAGGAAATCGGGATTGCACAGGCGATTCAGGCGAAAGCTGCCGGCACCGAACCCACTGCCGACATGAACCCGGTCCTCTTGAAACCGAAAGGTGACTGCGTTTCCCAGATTATTCTGCTTGGGGAACCTTACGCAGACAGGAGCGCAGGCCAGTACTACGATTCTATCGAGGAGATGAACGGAGTCCTGGAAGGGGCCCTGGAAAGGCTCGGGAACGAACACGACATCATTGTTATGGAAGGAGCAGGCGGGGCTGCTGAAATCAACCTCTATGAAAGGGACATCGTAAATGTAGGCACTGCAAGGCTTACCCAGGCCCCGATTATCCTTGTAGGAGACATCGAAAGAGGTGGCGTTTTTGCAAGCCTCTACGGGACCATAGCCCTCCTGCCCGAAGACGTGCGGAAAAACGTCAAAGGTTTCATCATCAATAAGTTCAGAGGCGACCTGGAAATCCTGAAGCCGGGCTTAAAGGAACTTGAGGAAAAAACCGGAATCCCGGTACTCGGCGTACTCCCATATTTCAAACTCCACATCCCCTCCGAAGACTCGGTCTCCCTGGGGGACAAGGAAAACTCGAAAGCGGAAAAGAAAATCGAAATTGCAGTCATCCGCCTGCCCAGAATCTCGAACTTCACGGACTTCGAACCCCTGGAAAGCCACGCCAACATCCGCTATGTGGACCTTGACGAAGAACTTGGAAACCCCGACGCAATCGCCATTCCTGGCACAAAGAACACCATCAACGACCTGCTTGACCTCAGGGAAAGCGGCATGGCCAAAAAAATCGCGGCGTTCAAAGGGAAAATCCCCATCTTCGGGATCTGCGGCGGCTACCAGATGCTAGGAAAGACCATCTTTGACTCAGGTATCGAAAACGGGGTCGAAGCTGAGTTCGAGGGCCTCGGGCTCCTGGACATCAGGACAAAGTTCGGAGAATACGAAAAACGGACCATCCAGGTCACAAAAACCGTCAATGCCCACGGCCCGATCCTTGCCCCCATAGACGGAGAAGAAGTAAAAGGCTACGAGATCCACATGGGCGCAACTGACTCGAAGCGACATGTTTTCGGGGACGACGGCTCCATTGATGAGGAAGGCCTTGTTATAGGCACCTACCTCCACGGGCTTTTCGAAAACGGAAACATCAGGAACGCTCTGATGAAGTACCTCTACGAGAAAAAAGGCCTCGAATACGAACTCGAAGAAGTCATGACCGAAGACGGTGCCTACGAAGAACTTGCAAGAGTGGTGGAACAGCACATTGATATGGATAAGCTCTACGAAATCGTCGGGGCCTGA
- a CDS encoding Loki-CTERM sorting domain-containing protein, with product MKAVFFLFILLLIMPVQPAFAAETLQAGDAGMPRISELYSDLESFDVTVYSEVPNEDLTLETSLVRTESNTEEVLVKKVFSVEEVPANTRVIKVGFWDVKGAEDGSYLLKARLLRDKELLSEAEYKFVYGRRSIPRVRVNDLVPNSEGISVVISPNEPVLFDIEYMLVDGSDVVYTTRSEKVALTGSPEAFSAAWGTLLENNREYLGRVKIQVYSPRREFIAATESFTAKDDAEITDIYEDETGASATVFGRSQVPFEGNLIFTVYELGENAASETARPFDSARERVPVLLTDDDETVEVAWKERLPRGVYRLEIELTGKDGDVIERRETIIESDLSSYSYVNGADGSDSDSAGTGDGAAEEDGAGGIPGFSAAAVLAVLGVSAVLFRKRS from the coding sequence ATGAAAGCCGTATTTTTCCTATTCATTTTGCTTCTTATCATGCCGGTACAGCCAGCCTTTGCAGCCGAAACCCTTCAGGCAGGGGACGCGGGCATGCCCCGCATATCCGAGCTCTACAGTGACCTCGAATCTTTTGATGTGACTGTTTATTCGGAGGTGCCGAATGAAGACCTGACCCTTGAAACCTCTCTTGTCAGGACTGAGAGTAACACCGAGGAGGTGCTCGTAAAGAAAGTTTTTTCTGTTGAGGAAGTCCCCGCAAACACCAGGGTTATAAAGGTGGGGTTCTGGGATGTAAAGGGAGCTGAAGACGGTTCATACCTCCTTAAAGCTCGCCTGCTCCGGGATAAGGAGCTACTTTCCGAGGCTGAGTACAAATTTGTCTACGGGCGCCGTTCCATTCCCAGGGTCAGGGTCAATGACCTGGTCCCTAATTCCGAAGGGATCAGTGTGGTAATCTCTCCCAATGAACCGGTGCTCTTCGATATCGAGTACATGCTTGTTGACGGTTCGGACGTTGTGTACACGACCAGGTCCGAGAAAGTTGCCCTGACAGGTTCCCCTGAAGCTTTCTCCGCAGCCTGGGGCACCCTGCTTGAAAACAACAGGGAATACCTGGGAAGGGTGAAGATCCAGGTTTATTCCCCGAGGCGGGAGTTTATCGCAGCTACGGAAAGTTTCACAGCGAAGGATGACGCAGAAATTACTGATATTTACGAAGACGAGACCGGGGCAAGTGCAACTGTCTTTGGCAGGTCCCAGGTGCCTTTCGAAGGGAACCTGATATTTACTGTCTACGAACTGGGCGAGAATGCCGCTTCCGAAACAGCCAGGCCTTTTGATTCAGCCCGGGAAAGGGTGCCCGTGCTGTTGACAGACGACGATGAGACCGTTGAAGTCGCCTGGAAGGAGAGGCTTCCCAGGGGTGTTTACAGGCTCGAGATAGAACTTACAGGCAAAGACGGGGACGTGATAGAGCGCAGGGAGACAATTATCGAGTCTGACCTGTCGTCCTACTCCTATGTGAACGGAGCTGATGGAAGCGATTCAGACTCTGCAGGTACGGGAGACGGAGCTGCGGAAGAAGACGGTGCGGGAGGTATCCCGGGCTTTTCTGCCGCTGCGGTACTGGCAGTACTTGGTGTTTCTGCGGTTCTTTTCAGGAAACGAAGCTAA
- a CDS encoding ABC transporter permease, which translates to MRYELFIALRQIRARKFQTLLSVGAIALAVMVLTISQAFMVGFTDELYDTTVDKLPHVSVSPTEDEEYIYLYRTLMEEINSIEGVTAVSPFLTGKASLNFKENSRNVELRGVIPSRENEISEIESDMVEGDFRELEFSRNTVVLGSKLADRLEVKLGDFVDVSFPDANPLSLRVVGIFHTGSPLDESLAYCSLETARNFYDVSDVVSGISVQIEDFNKDRELAAKIEQTGYEAKGWTETNPEILRTLAIEGTSNSITLGLIVIIASFGVVSTLNLSVIGATRQIGMLRAMGASVSSIRMIFLLQSGILGFLGAFFGTLIGIVISLWIGEYEYPEGVEFAEQFGGISSIPVVIRPEDIILIIIAVFLLNLIAGIYPAQQAAKLDPVKAISSR; encoded by the coding sequence ATGCGCTACGAACTGTTTATCGCCCTCCGGCAGATCCGGGCCAGGAAATTCCAGACCCTTCTTTCCGTAGGAGCGATAGCCCTGGCTGTGATGGTACTCACCATTTCCCAGGCGTTCATGGTAGGGTTTACCGATGAACTTTATGACACCACGGTGGACAAACTCCCTCATGTCTCGGTCTCCCCGACAGAAGACGAGGAATACATCTACCTTTACAGGACTCTGATGGAGGAAATAAATTCAATCGAAGGCGTCACAGCGGTTTCACCTTTTCTGACAGGCAAGGCTTCCTTAAATTTCAAGGAAAATTCCCGGAACGTCGAACTGAGGGGCGTGATCCCCTCCCGGGAGAACGAAATCAGTGAAATAGAAAGCGACATGGTGGAGGGCGACTTCCGGGAACTCGAGTTTTCGCGGAACACCGTGGTCCTTGGCTCGAAACTCGCGGACAGGCTCGAAGTCAAACTGGGGGATTTTGTGGACGTTTCCTTCCCTGATGCAAATCCTCTGTCCCTCAGGGTTGTCGGGATCTTCCACACAGGGTCTCCTCTGGACGAGTCCCTTGCCTACTGCTCTCTCGAGACTGCCCGGAACTTTTACGACGTATCGGACGTGGTAAGCGGGATCTCCGTCCAGATCGAAGACTTCAATAAAGACAGGGAACTCGCTGCCAAAATCGAACAGACTGGCTATGAAGCCAAAGGCTGGACCGAGACAAACCCCGAGATCCTGCGCACCCTTGCTATAGAGGGGACCTCAAACAGCATCACCCTCGGCCTTATCGTGATCATAGCTTCCTTTGGCGTGGTCAGCACCCTGAACCTCTCCGTAATAGGCGCAACCCGCCAGATAGGCATGCTCCGCGCCATGGGTGCCTCTGTCTCAAGTATAAGAATGATTTTCCTTCTCCAGAGCGGTATTCTGGGCTTCCTGGGGGCCTTCTTCGGGACTCTTATCGGCATCGTCATCTCTCTCTGGATCGGAGAATACGAATATCCAGAAGGCGTAGAGTTCGCCGAACAGTTCGGGGGTATCAGCTCTATCCCGGTAGTCATCCGCCCTGAGGACATCATCTTAATCATTATCGCGGTCTTTCTTTTGAACCTTATTGCAGGTATCTATCCTGCACAGCAAGCTGCAAAACTGGATCCTGTGAAGGCTATCAGTTCGAGGTGA